The Arachis duranensis cultivar V14167 chromosome 9, aradu.V14167.gnm2.J7QH, whole genome shotgun sequence genomic sequence ATGTCTCTCTTGACAAGCTTGCTAAGATAAATTGTAGAAGGTTTAGAATAGACTGGAATTGATTCTATTCACTCCTCATAAAGAATCATTTGTATTTGTCACCTGCTGTGCATAAAGAGAGCAAGTACCTGATTTGTTTTCTCACCTCAACCAACAATGGAACATTCCGCCCTTACCCCGAGATTAGAAGAATCGGATGAACGGTTTAGTACTAGAGAATGTAACAGAGTTTCAAGTTCTTCAATACAAGAAAGGGCAAGTCATCTGTTTAAGATATTAGAAGCAACAGAGAAGCAGTTAAGTGGAGAAGGCAACAGAGTTTCAAGGCCTAAAATACAAAGAATTCCAGACTACATGGGTGGAAAggttgagtttcaaagatattacTGGCCACAGACCATTTCACTTGGTGTGTTTCATACAAGAACAATGCAAGGAGAGCAGTATAAGTATGCATGGGCTGCAATGTATCTTAAAGATACTAATCAAAAGGTTGAAGATTTATTATCGTGCTATGCTATGCATCTTAATCATTTGTTTGATTATGTAAAAAGATTTCAGTTGTTTATTTGGATTAACTTCATACAACTTGAATGATTCCACTTATATTATATCTAATTTATATTATCGATTATCTAAATTATCTATGTGCAAAGATATCAAggattaattatgttttattttttaaattagttttccaACTTGATTTTGATTATCATCGTCTAACAATAACAATGCTTACTTGTGACATAaatgttattaaatattaataagcTATACTATATTTAGCTATTAGATATTATTCGATAAGGCTCGAAAACAATAACTAAAACTACTTATTtaacttaatatttataattatacaatTATTATAGTGATAATTaacaaatactaaataaaatagttttaaactAAAACTCCAAACTATTATTGAAAAATAGATTTGTGTATGTGAAATTCCAATTTTACTTGATGAAAATTCACGGAACTAGAGCATATTACAGATACTTTTCTTTCAGAGTTGAAAACAACACTACACGTCTCTCTTGACAAACTTGTTGAGACTTGAGAGTACAATTTTGAAGATCCTCAAACCAATTATTCAGTCTATAAAACTACAAGAAATTGTCTTGTCCCATGCAAGGAATAAAACAATATGCATGGTTTCTTGTTTGATATCTATGTGTAAGTAGTCTTACAATTCAGTGAAAGCATTAGAAAACAGTGTCTGCATATATAATCCTTTCCTTCCAAAAAACACTGCGAATAGAGAATAAACAGAATCAACCCAAAGGACACACTCAGAGAATGATTCATGTTCTTTTTTTAGGACTCCACTGCAGCGTCCTCTCCTTTCATATGGCtgaattattctttttttttttagtttttaagttTTACTTTTGTGTAGGAGTGAGCACGGATCGGGTTGGTTCGAGTTTAAAGTTAATTTAGAACTGAACTAATtgaattgtaattggtttggtttggtttgtatttgcatttttttatccaaaccaaaccaaaccgattaaAAATAGATTGGTTCGATTCGGATAATTGGTACTCGATGAACCgaaaattcacaaaaaaataaaaataaaaaatgaaatttttatcttaaaaattctataaatacAAAAAGTATGTACCATTAATAGAAATAATTCAAACATGTTAAACACCaaatacatctaaaactaaacacattaaaatctaaacatattaaacactaaaaatattaaaatctaaacatattaaaagccatatataattttttttttatttagttaatatatGGTCAGATTTACGGGTTGGTTTGGATTTTGTACCTCCAAAACCGTTACTCAAACCGATTTAATTGGTTTAGTTTAAATTCGGATGGATAATTGGATATCCTACCACCCGTATCACCCCTACTTTTGtgtgtatgattatgaataaaCCATCACTCACATAAGTATGTGAACaataatttgtatttgaatCTTATGCTGCTATGCATCTGCTGGAATATAACTCTCTTTGCTTATTTTAAGGATGATAAACTATCTGCTAGTTACCTttgatttgtttttattcttctaaaTTTTGATGCATCTTAATCACTTGTTTGATTACCTAAAGGATTTGATGCTTTATTTGGATTTGCTCTACAAAACCTGAATGATTCTACTTATATTATGCAAAGGTTTTTCAATGCTTGCATTTGATAGATGACAGCGTGGCACATGATAGCCACGTCAGCACTGAAATAGGTGAGTCATCACCGGAAATAAGTTTAAAGACCATTATAGTATCAGAGCTCAATCTAGGGATCACCATAGTAAAATTGGAACttcaaaataatttcataaatttcAGGAACTATTATGAAAATGTACTCATTTCAAGATATATCTAAGGATACTTTTATTTGTGTCAGAATTTATGTTGACGGAGCAAACATTAGTACCATTTAACTAAACTAGGCATATAATCAAGAAGGTGAAAACATATAGAATTGGCATTCATAAATTACAAGGGGATGAAAATTCACAGAAATAGAGCATATACTTTTCTTCCAGAGTTCAAAACAACACTATATGTCTCTCTTGAAAGTTCATGAGCTATAGGTCatgtttatttcttctttttttttttaaacatctTTAAGACAGACAAAAGGACACTACAAGATGATAATTATATTCCTAAGtcttatttttatgatttatttattatttataacaaCAATAGTGGCCCTACTAGCCTACAATAGTCAACCATAGAATTCAGAGATTAAACAATGGTTTTGGTTTCTAATAAAACCATTGGGACTACTCTGGTGTGCACAAAGAGAACAATGGAAGCAGATGATTCCGTCTTTACCGAGTGGGCAAGTGATCTGTGTGAGAGAATAGAAGAATCGGAGAAGCAATTAACTAGAGCCGGTAACAGAGTTTCAAGGCCTAAAATACAAAGAGTTCCAAAGTACATGGCGGAAAAGCCAGAGTTTCATAGATATTACAAGCCACAGATGTTTTCACTTGGTGTGTTTAATCCAAAAACAACACAAGGAGAGCAGTATAAGGAAGCATGGGCAGCAATGTATCTTAAGGATACTAATCTAAACGTTAAAGATTTATTTAGAGAAATCTGTGAtgaaaacagaatgaaaagatGGTTACTGAAACCTATGTGGCAAAAATTATATGATGCACCTACTGTATATGCAGATCATATCATAGTGGAGGCATGCTGTGTACTTCACTTGCTGGAAAAATCAGAGAGCTCAGTTGATCCAGAGCAAGAGCTGAAGATTAGCATTGACAAGCTTGTGAGGGTGCACCAGGATCTGCTTATCTTGGACAACCAAATTCCTTTCCAATCACTCAGGCTCTTGTGTCAGGATGAAGCCAGGCTTGAAAAATGCCTCTCCAACTTTCTTCAAGTTCATGGTATTCAGGTTGAGACGGCACCCAAGCTTccgagaaagaaaagagagaatgaagaggTGAAGGTAGCAGTGGATGGAGATGATGATGAGGACCCTGTCCATCTTCTAGATTATCTGCGGAGGGCCCTCTTAACGAGAGACCAACACACATTCTACAAAGCTATCAACCacaagaagatcaagaggagatCCTTGCACCTCAGGAAGTATAGGATTGGGACCATCCGGGAACTCAATGCAGCCGGGATTCGTGTGAGAAAAAATTCTCACAACAACTCGGTGTACCCGAGCTTCAAAGATGGGATGCTGCAGCTTCCTGAACTCATTGTAGATGGCTCAACAGCTCATATATTCTTCAACCTAGTAGCCTATGAGATGTGTCCTGATTTTCGCAACAACTTCGAGATCAGCTCATTTTTAGTCTTCATGAGCTCTCTCATTGACCAGCCGGAGGATGTCAAGAAGCTGAGAATGGGTGGCATAATTATCAATGAACTTGCCAGTGACAAAGAAGTAGCAGATCTGTTCAATAAGATGGACAGTATTCTTGTGCCTGAGACACTGTTGTTTGCTCACATTAGGGACCAAATCCATTCACATTTTGAGTCCAAACAAGGCAGGATCAGAATGCTGTCTTGGATGGGAGAGGCCTATAACACCTTTTTTCGCTCGCCATGGACCATCATTGCTTTGTTGGCTGCCACACTTGGCCTTCTTCTCACATTTATCCAGACATGGTTTGCCATCCACCCTAAAGCTTCATAATAACATGGTTTGCTTCTCCAGTTCTAGTTTTGTAGGTGTTTGATGATTAATAAAGCATCACTTGTATGACTATGTGAGCTGTGAGATCACGGAATATTTCTTGAATATTCACTACCCAACTATCTAATATATTCTTTAATATTGAAGTAGATAGGGAATGTATTAAAACAAAAGTCCATCGAAACATGCCAGCCGACCCCGAGAatcggattttttattttaatattgaagAACGAATAGAATTTTACGTTaatgttataaaaaatagagtTTTACAGTGCTCTGGTTGCTGTTTTATGCAAGCACAATACGCAGAATACGTATTACACTGAATAATACAATACACAATCTGTGTAATggaattaatattaaaataatacaatacgCTGTTTGTGTATTgtctttataaattaaaaaaacagcTGATCTCACAATTCGCCCTCTATAAATTCTATAATCCCCATAATTTTGCAAAACACTGCAGCTTCCAATATTAAAGGCGTTCCATACGTATGCTGCCAAGGTTTGAGAACTCCTTCTGCTGATGTTCAACTCGGGTGAAGGAGTTATATGTCGGTCTGGATGACACCTCGGCGGAATAAAACACCACGGCGGAAGCACTTGCAAAaagcactccgacgctcaaaAATTAGAATAGAGCTTaagacaaataataatgagAGGATTAGGATAACTTGTGTGGCCTCCTCTTTCCGAGCTTATATAGATGAATGAAGTGTtactcttttgttttgtttcaatATTTTAGTGGGAttgtatctaaaaaaataacCCCGAGAATCATGTGAGCTGgtaaaggaagaaaaaattattaaaagatggGATGGGTGCAAGttgattaaatataaaattaagataGTAATTTGTTAGAAGATGACAAGGGGTTGAAAGCAAGTGAGAtgctttaaaaaagaaaagaatcaaAGACTTTGAGGGTGCTTGACTTAGGAAGCAAAATGAGTAGAAAGAAACCATTCATAGATCATTCACACTCCTTCTCTCCTGCATAACCTACCTTCAACAATGGAGTCCGAGGAGGAAGAATATATCTTACCGGATTGGATAAAAGAGCGATGGCAGAAAGCAGAAGAAACGAGGGCGAAATTAGTGGGAGATGCCAGCAATGTTTCAAATTCTAGAATACGAAGAACTCCCGAATACTTGGCTGAGAGAGCAGAATTTAGAAGATATTATTTTCCACAGCTCATTGCAATTGGTCCGGTTCATCTAAACAGACGAATAAACCATCTCCAAGGAGAGCCATTCAAGGAAGCTTGGACAACCATGTATCTTACGGATACTAATCAATCTTTCAAAGATCTATATAACACAATAATGCGTGAATCAGAAATGCTCGAAGAAATAAGTCAGCTGCATGGAGAAGATATATGGCAAAGCATGTCTTGTTACTACGGCGATGTGAGAGACACGTACGAGTTCATCACATGGTTATTAGTAGTGGATGGATGTTCTATACTTCATTTGTTGGAAAAATCAGGAGACTCGGTTGATCCCCATCGAGAACTAAAGATTAGCGTCGACAAGCTTGTGCGGATGTACGAGGATCTTCTTGTTATGGACAACCAAATTCCTTTTCAAGTGCTGAGGCTCTTCTGCAAAGATGAAGCCAGGCTTGAGAAATGCCTCCATACCTTCCTTCAAGTTCATGGTGTTAAGACGGCACCCGAGCTCGGAAAGGGAAAGAAGAACACACAAAAAGCAGCACAAGAACTCAAACTAGTTGTCCAGGGAGATGATGAGGATCCTGTCCATCTTCTAGATTATCTACGGAGGGCCCTCTTGATGAGAGACCTCGACACAATCCATAAAGAGATTCCGGCCGAGATGAAGATCAAGAGGAGATCCTTGCACCTTACAAAGTACAGGATTGGAAGCATACGAGAACTCAAGGCAGCTGGGATTAGTTTGAGAAGACATTCGGCTGGAAACTCAATCTATCCCAGCTTCAAAGATGGGATATTACATCTTCCAGAGCTAGTTGTGGATGGCACAACGCCTCATATATTCCTCAACCTAGTAGCCTATGAGATGACTCATTTTCACAGCGACTTTGAGATCAGTTCATATTTAGTTCTCCTGAGCTCTCTTGTTGACCAGCTGGAGGACGTGAAGGAGCTGAGATTGGCTGGCATACTTATCAATGAACTTGCAAGTGACAAAGAAGTGTCTGATCTGTTCAATAAGATGGACATTATTTTGGTGCCCGAGACACCGTGGTTTGCTAATATCAGAGACCAAATCCATTCACATTTTGAGTCCGAACGAGGCAGGATCAGGATGCTGTCTTGGTTGGGAGAGGCCTATAACACCTTTTTTCGCTCCCCATGGACCATCATTGCTTTGTTGGCTGCCACACTTGGCCTTGTTCTCACATTTATCCAGACATGGTTTGCCATCCACCCTAAAGCTTCATAATCACATGGTTTGCTTTTCCAGTTCTAGTTTTGAGGTGTTTGATGATGAATAAAGCATCACTTGTGGTCTGTATTTGAATCCTAAAGTTGTATGCAGTTCCTGGAATCTGATTCTCTTGTTTGCTTTTGTCAATTGCAATGTTCAAATTCATAATTAGAAACTGTTCTTGCTGAGTTTGGCCGGTGTATAGCTCGTCCGTCGATAAATGTCTTCAAGCTTCTCGTCGGGATGAGTTATACGTCGGCAAGGAGAGAACAAGGAggtgggtacctgcaaaagacattccgacgctcaagtcagtaagtgtttaagaggtatataataattctatgaatatagaatgtaagacatGAAATGAAAGTTGTCATgtgttatgttgtgtttataataattctatgaatatagaatgtattATTGAAATTAGATATAGAATGTTCTTTTTATAGGCATAAAATTGATGAATAGAATTGATGTTATGACCGTTTGGTCATTAAGATAGAAATGATGGTCATTAAGTCAGTAATGAAAGTGTCAGTTACAAGCAAAAGAATGAATGATAATtaacgccgagttataactcataatgCATAATAAAGACTGAGTTATAAGGTGACGGATCACAACACCCAAGCTTTGTCCGCCGATCATATGATCCAGGCTAagcttagaaaataaaatgagttataactcggttAAAAGATGAGTGAATAATGATATGGTGAGCCCCCAAGCTTAGTCGGGTTATTATGTCGGcacttattcaaaaaataattgagtGATAAGAGTCGTTCAATCAAGATAGTTGTGTGGGGGATACTTTTCCGCTTAAGAACAATTTTAGCATTTGATTGTATATGAACTGAAAAGTTCAGAGATAGATATCCGTTGACGGAATCGATTGTATGATTCGAGGATATAATGGTTAATTGTCTTGGGAATTTTTCCAACCCACAACAACTTATTGATAAATTTCTCGCTCAAAGCAATTAGTTATTGAATATTTACAATTTATAGTGAAGGTTTGACATGAATAagataaattgagaaaatgaataGGTATAAAGTCGCAACatatattgaataatatatattgtaaaagtaaaatagtTCAAAGTAAAAAAANNNNNNNNNNNNNNNNNNNNNNNNNNNNNNNNNNNNNNNNNNNNNNNNNNNNNNNNNNNNNNNNNNNNNNNNNNNNNNNNNNNNNNNNNNNNNNNNNNNNNNNNNNNNNNNNNNNNNNNNNNNNNNNNNNNNNNNNNNNNNNNNNNNNNNNNNNNNNNNNNNNNNNNNNNNNNNNNNNNNNNNNNNNNNNNNNNNNNNNNNNNNNNNNNNNNNNNNNNNNNNNNNNNNNNNNNNNNNNNNNNNNNNNNNNNNNNNNNNNNNNNNNNNNNNNNNNNNNNNNNNNNNNNNNNNNNNNNNNNNNNNNNNNNNNNNNNNNNNNNNNNNNNNNNNNNNNNNNNNNNNNNNNNNNNNNNNNNNNNNNNNNNNNNNNNNNNNNNNNNNNNNNNNNNNNNNNNNNNNNNNNNNNNNNNNNNNNNNNNNNNNNNNNNNNNNNNNNNNNNNNNNNNNNNNNNNNNNNNNNNNNNNNNNNNNNNNNNNNNNNNNNNNNNNNNNNNNNNNNNNNNNNNNNNNNNNNNNNNNNNNNNNNNNNNNNNNNNNNNNNNNNNNNNNNNNNNNNNNNNNNNNNNNNNNNNNNNNNNNNNNNNNNNNNNNNNNNNNNNNNNNNNNNNNNNNNNNNNNNNNNNNNNNNNNNNNNNNNNNNNNNNNNNNNNNNNNNNNNNNNNNNNNNNNNNNNNNNNNNNNNNNNNNNNNNNNNNNNNNNNNNNNNNNNNNNNNNNNNNNNNNNNNNNNNNNNNNNNNNNNNNNNNNNNNNNNNNNNNNNNNNNNNNNNNNNNNNNNNNNNNNNNNNNNNNNNNNNNNNNNNNNNNNNNNNNNNNNNNNNNNNNNNNNNNNNNNNNNNNNNNNNNNNNNNNNNNNNNNNNNNNNNNNNNNNNNNNNNNNNNNNNNNNNNNNNNNNNNNNNNNNNNNNNNNNNNNNNNNNNNNNNNNNNNNNNNNNNNNNNNNNNNNNNNNNNNNNNNNNNNNNNNNNNNNNNNNNNNNNNNNNNNNNNNNNNNNNNNNNNNNNNNNNNNNNNNNNNNNNNNNNNNNNNNNNNNNNNNNNNNNNNNNNNNNNNNNNNNNNNNNNNNNNNNNNNNNNNNNNNNNNNNNNNNNNNNNNNNNNNNNNNNNNNNNNNNNNNNNNNNNNNNNNNNNNNNNNNNNNNNNNNNNNNNNNNNNNNNNNNNNNNNNNNNNNNNNNNNNNNNNNNNNNNNNNNNNNNNNNNNNNNNNNNNNNNNNNNNNNNNNNNNNNNNNNNNNNNNNNNNNNNNNNNNNNNNNNNNNNNNNNNNNNNNNNNNNNNNNNNNNNNNNNNNNNNNNNNNNNNNNNNNNNNNNNNNNNNNNNNNNNNNNNNNNNNNNNNNNNNNNNNNNNNNNNNNNNNNNNNNNNNNNNNNNNNNNNNNNNNNNNNNNNNNNNNNNNNNNNNNNNNNNNNNNNNNNNNNNNNNNNNNNNNNNNNNNNNNNNNNNNNNNNNNNNNNNNNNNNNNNNNNNNNNNNNNNNNNNNNNNNNNNNNNNNNNNNNNNNNNNNNNNNNNNNNNNNNNNNNNNNNNNNNNNNNNNNNNNNNNNNNNNNNNNNNNNNNNNNNNNNNNNNNNNNNNNNNNNNNNNNNNNNNNNNNNNNNNNNNNNNNNNNNNNNNNNNNNNNNNNNNNNNNNNNNNNNNNNNNNNNNNNNNNNNNNNNNNNNNNNNNNNNNNNNNNNNNNNNNNNNNNNNNNNNNNNNNNNNNNNNNNNNNNNNNNNNNNNNNNNNNNNNNNNNNNNNNNNNNNNNNNNNNNNNNNNNNNNNNNNNNNNNNNNNNNNNNNNNNNNNNNNNNNNNNNNNNNNNNNNNNNNNNNNNNNNNNNNNNNNNNNNNNNNNNNNNNNNNNNNNNNNNNNNNNNNNNNNNNNNNNNNNNNNNNNNNNNNNNNNNNNNNNNNNNNNNNNNNNNNNNNNNNNNNNNNNNNNNNNNNNNNNNNNNNNNNNNNNNNNNNNNNNNNNNNNNNNNNNNNNNNNNNNNNNNNNNNNNNNNNNNNNNNNNNNNNNNNNNNNNNNNNNNNNNNNNNNNNNNNNNNNNNNNNNNNNNNNNNNNNNNNNNNNNNNNNNNNNNNNNNNNNNNNNNNNNNNNNNNNNNNNNNNNNAAGTCTATAGCAAAAATAGGAAGAGATTGTAGTATTTATTGAAGaggaaaaaaacaaatataattaaaattcataCATTTAAAATGTGTTTGAACTTTAAAAAATGATATGAGACATGAGAACCTACAGACACTTGGTTTCAATGAATCTGTTTACACCATTCAACTTGGTGTTCTTTaactttctattttcttcttttttatttcatatgAATTTATCAGTGCCAAACATGCATCACATAGAGTATTTTTTAACTCTATCCTAATTCATATATTATCTTtgctaaacaaaatataaaagaaaaaaagacagTGTTCTTGCTGAGTTTGGCCGGTGTATAACTCGTCCGTCGATGAATGTCTTCAAGCTTCTCGTCGGGATGAGTTATACGTCGGCAAGGAGAGAACAAGGGggtgggtacctgcaaaagacactccgacgctcaagtcagtaagtatttaagaggtatataataattctatgaatatagaatgtaagacatGAAATGAAAGTTATCATgtgttatgttgtgtttataataattctatgaatatagaatgtaagacatGAAATGAAAGTTATCATgtgttatgttgtgtttataataattctatgaatatagaatgtattATTGAAATTAGATATAGAATGTTCTTTTTATAGGCATAAAATTGATGAATAGAATTGATGTTATGACCGTTTGGTCATTAAGATAGAAATGATGGTCATTAAGTCGGTAATGAAAGTGTCAGTTACAAGCAAAAGAATGAATGATAATtaacgccgagttataactcataatgCATAATAAAGACTGAGTTATAAGGTGACGGATCAGAAACTTTAATACTTAACAATGTTGCAGGCTTGTAGTCACAGCCTCATTATGAACTTTCTAAATCAATTTATATGGTGTTTGCTAAGTTTTTATAATAAAACATCACTCATATGAGCATGTGAATTGCATAGTATATTTCAATCCTATGCAGTATTTCGAATTTGCATCTCCTGTTTATTATTATGATGCTGAAATTCATGATTtccattattttaatttgaagcaCATTGCATATTTGGAAACTTCAACAAGCAAACAATATTACCATGACAAAAGATAGCTGCTATGCAAATAATGGAATGGGAAAGAtggaaaatatatatagaattggAATTTGTATTTCATAgttttgattaaatatttaaacatTTCCCCTTACTTTTCATGTGATTAGTCTATTTTTCTGCATTGATTATTTGCATTGGAGATAATGTTAACATGCTGagattctattttattttatttatacaaGAAGCTGCTACATATCAGGTGTAAGTAGCAGGGACGAGTCTAGGACCCTGTTCTAGTTGCGTTTGATGGGTCCTTCCTTCAGGAAGGAAAACTCTCTGCTATTATATAACCTTCCTTCAAATTTTCTTATACTCTTTCGAACCACACAATAACAAAGTCCACACCCTTTATAGTGTTTCACTCCTTCTTGTGCACTGCCACCCTTTATGAGTTGCTTTTCCTCTGTATCATGTCgatcacactttctctctcatattttccatgcatgtattcattttattttaatgatatttgagttCCACCGTTGGAAGCAATGAagctttattttctttacttCATGGTTTCGGACCAAACATGCTTGTTTtcaagcaattttaattttgagctTGTAACAACAAAATTCATCCTAGCCCATGTAACATGATAATCAATTCAGTCATGGAAACATTCAACAAGGCTaaatagattttgaaaattattaattaataaatgtaaaatgaaaatcaaattaataattttataattaattattttaataatatttagtcatcacaaatattaa encodes the following:
- the LOC107463714 gene encoding uncharacterized protein LOC107463714 — translated: MVLVSNKTIGTTLVCTKRTMEADDSVFTEWASDLCERIEESEKQLTRAGNRVSRPKIQRVPKYMAEKPEFHRYYKPQMFSLGVFNPKTTQGEQYKEAWAAMYLKDTNLNVKDLFREICDENRMKRWLLKPMWQKLYDAPTVYADHIIVEACCVLHLLEKSESSVDPEQELKISIDKLVRVHQDLLILDNQIPFQSLRLLCQDEARLEKCLSNFLQVHGIQVETAPKLPRKKRENEEVKVAVDGDDDEDPVHLLDYLRRALLTRDQHTFYKAINHKKIKRRSLHLRKYRIGTIRELNAAGIRVRKNSHNNSVYPSFKDGMLQLPELIVDGSTAHIFFNLVAYEMCPDFRNNFEISSFLVFMSSLIDQPEDVKKLRMGGIIINELASDKEVADLFNKMDSILVPETLLFAHIRDQIHSHFESKQGRIRMLSWMGEAYNTFFRSPWTIIALLAATLGLLLTFIQTWFAIHPKAS
- the LOC107463713 gene encoding UPF0481 protein At3g47200-like; the protein is MESEEEEYILPDWIKERWQKAEETRAKLVGDASNVSNSRIRRTPEYLAERAEFRRYYFPQLIAIGPVHLNRRINHLQGEPFKEAWTTMYLTDTNQSFKDLYNTIMRESEMLEEISQLHGEDIWQSMSCYYGDVRDTYEFITWLLVVDGCSILHLLEKSGDSVDPHRELKISVDKLVRMYEDLLVMDNQIPFQVLRLFCKDEARLEKCLHTFLQVHGVKTAPELGKGKKNTQKAAQELKLVVQGDDEDPVHLLDYLRRALLMRDLDTIHKEIPAEMKIKRRSLHLTKYRIGSIRELKAAGISLRRHSAGNSIYPSFKDGILHLPELVVDGTTPHIFLNLVAYEMTHFHSDFEISSYLVLLSSLVDQLEDVKELRLAGILINELASDKEVSDLFNKMDIILVPETPWFANIRDQIHSHFESERGRIRMLSWLGEAYNTFFRSPWTIIALLAATLGLVLTFIQTWFAIHPKAS